ctgaggctgactgactgggtgcctcggggacagatataaaagttgctaaaaatgcccgacaccctctatgcatgagctttctagccttgacataaggaataatgcacgGTAatggaaagtacctgtccggctcgaataagaactgcgtcattccagatggtcggactagaacagatctccgctggaagtcaatcaaaactttgttccgcaatagccaatccatccctagtatgatgtcaaactctggcattggcaacacgatcagatccgcataaacgaggttgccatggagctcaagatctatgtctcggatcacattggtagctgccatctcctcacCAGAAgtcaatactactgaataggctacatctagcccaacggtcttgaccttgaggaaattagcaaagacctccgaaataaatgagtgagtggcccctgaatctatcaaggccttcgtagcggaaccagatataaaaattctccctgaaagatcgaaactctaagttgaacccaataattacaagaactaaacttatcaacatgcaaaggccagagttcttcTATCTTAATTCCCttaaataatactgagtagagcatgcaatcctatcgcaattctaagttcaaaaatattaacctagattcccaaaacatcgaatttcaaatataactcaaagcgttaagatacctgtcataagcatggtttctgggttcgtctatgtagcatggagagcaaaaactctgccttgggtaggcagattcctctgaggacactgcagaaataagtggtctggactaccacacttataacactttcctgagccaaacatacatgctccaggatggcgacgtgagcacttagGGCAAACTGGGTGCTCAAACGTCCTCGGGGCTGGGTGTCCCCACTGCTACTGCTGCTGCTGACCTCTGTTTCTAGGAGGCCCGTGAAAAAGCCTtttgttctgctgctgatgctgctgaggaggagggcggtgtggtacctggactggtcgcttccccaagcgatctctctcaatatcacgctaatcctgctctgcggctagggctttggagacagcgacctcataagaagtagggtcagacaccctaacatcacggcgcaagatcggccgtatacccaccaagaaatgcatcgaCTTGGCTATAGCATCATTCgtgatcaggggcacaaaatgacaacccctttcaaacttacggataagctccgtaacagtcatatctccctgtctcaggctcatgaactcagtggtcagcctggtgcgcacttgttcagtaaaatatttggagtagaatacctccgtgaagcgcgtccaactaagtgtagccaagttcagggctactgatgctccttcccaccataagcgggcatctcctcggAACAAGTATGTAGCACAGCgtactctgtctgcatctccaagctccatgaactcgaagataacctcgagggacttgatccagccttcggcaatcatggggtccaatgtccctgaaaactccttcggacgcatcttcatgaatctctcgtatacagcctcgggccctgtcggcctggctgccacagcattgttccccgcaaactgcgcgaagaactgagtcatcccagctagcatctgggcattcatgtcaggtagagggggtggaggtccgttcctCTCCTTCCTCGGCTCCTCtctgtcctcctggcgaggctcatcatctctcgtaTGCTCAagaatacgtctaggaggcatactgttccatacataacccatatgtaaccaacatgcataacttctatataatttaattaaatttaaatactgaacaataaaaatctggacgtaaaacatttcatgaaaacatgctgttaaaatatttcatgctgtaacgaaatgcgtaaatgtaaaacttacagaccgaatacgtgacttcatgagcttctcgtggtcagtagtagtacaaaccttcacagaaccattgctctgataccagctataatggcccgaaaattcgtgtttgaaaatttgcggaattaaaaattttcttttcaaataattaaaatgtctcatttataaaataaactgataagtaAAGTTTGAAGTTCAAAATCTCAGCGGAAGAAATCATTActcgccaaaataacaagttaaagtatccaACAGCTGATAAAattgtttgaacataaaaatggcaagtgctgtaaatgaggtcctcgggttccactactgccgacccaggctagctcactggtccccgccctcggtcctgacctcatcagtacctacaacaatcaagtctagtgagtctaaagactcagcatgcatatatcgtaaataacgagtaaataatataataaagttgcatgggaataaaaatatcatgtcatgaggcataatgtgaaaataacttgtcatgtgcaattataatacgtgcataactgactaaaaatcataagtgaaatacttgctcaatcgagctctgtcataaataacatgtcataaattttctgttgagattatgatCTACacaagtggcccctgcactgaactgaccggtaactggcgaccggactggtaactggcgatcgggtgaagtaatgtacgtctgatcagactaatgccacagtatactgggtggtacaaactgaactgaccagtaactggcgaccggatgaaataataatcccatgatagtgaaatggccacaagcaatatcgcataaatctcaaaagtgaatattttatatttttatgcacgtaatataattaactggcataatgaaatatcctgtattatttaaccacatggattggatcgttcccaggctcgatgcgacctaaatttaacatgaaaaatatgcaaatgattttcttgacaaaactttgtaattaaatccaaaaacgagaaaattacgcccaacgacttcgtatttaatcatgactccgtgccaacccgaaccaacacccaACCAttatttagtcatgattaaaatacacttaaaatgatgaaataatgttcCTAAAATTACAAGGGccaaaattttggtgaatggaggccaaaacatgaaacgctctttcgagagtcaatttaaCACATCGCACAGTaatttctcgtacgacctctaaaatgatccgaatcacaaacggtcaaaaacatgaccttcctaaatcaatgaggcactgtccagtccaaggccataggcttgaagccaaccaagaactcgaacgagccactgaaccgcagcagcaagttgctgtccacaaaatacagcagctgtgctttggtttccttgcgtcgtttgcgaggctaatggccattgggcttgaaccaccgaccataacctcttaccaacatcctaaggaatgatttgaaccatggctaagggccctaggtcAGCCACAATTTGCATCACACCCTAACTCAACCGAAAATCacacccgagagcacccttgCATGCGTGTGGTGTTTTGCTACGTTTGCTGTCATGGATCGTCCCAGTGGCTATTTGATTGACCATTGCACGATCTAGACTTCATGGGCatggtgtgaaccatggctactggctaaagagccaaccaagatccacactaACACCATACAACTCAACTACACTTGCTGGAAAATAAAAGGGGCCGAGAaaggggaggggctgttctaGTGTTTTGATTTTAAAACCGATGTAACCATGGACCAATCCTGGAaagaccaacttggtcacttctTAGACATTACAAGgagaggttctaaccatggctatagcccttagggcagccaagatcagatccaTTTCCCTTTTTGATAGCAACACAAAAATTTGAAACACAATGACAAGAATGAAGAGCTGCTGTCATTTTTGGTTTctagcatgcatggggcttgtttgaatgggccaacatggtcttgacacaccctagtacgtgtctagatgccgcctagtgagcctggacacgagccatccacctgaaacaccAAAAACAAGTGAACCCGTGAAGCGTGAAATGGAAGAGCTgaaatctgcatcttttatttttgaaaggttCTTGATATATTTCGATTATACCATGGAAATGAAGATCATACaatgtttaaaagtattaatatgacttgattgaagagtaaggaagaatataaacatgcctggtttcgttNAGctatttgattgaccatggcatgatctagacttCATGGGGCatggtgtgaaccatggctaatggttaaagagccaaccaagatccacactaACACCATACAACTCAACTACACTTGCTGGAAAATAAAAGGGGCCGAGAaaggggaggggctgttctagtgttttgattttaaaaccgatgcaaccatggaccaatccTGGAAAGAACAACTTGGTCACTTCTTAGACATTACAAGgagaggttctaaccatggctatagcccttagggcagccaagatcagatccaTTTCACTTTTTGACAGCAACACAAAAATTCGAAACTCAATGGCAAGAATGAAGAGCTGCTGTCATTTTTGGTTTctagcatgcatggggcttgtttgaatgggccaacatggtcttgacacaccctagtacgggtctagatgcagcctagtgagcctggacacgagccatccacctgaaacaccAAAAACAAGTGAACCCGTGAAGCGTGAAATGGAAGAGCTgaaatctgcatcttttatttttgaaaggttCTTGATATATTTCGGTTATACCATGGAAATGAAGATCATAGaatgtttaaaagtattaatatgacttgattgaataGTAAGGAagaatataaacatgcctggttttgttttgaaaagaaaacgaacgaaacgcaacgatgcggcgcggaggagacgaaGCGTTTTTTTTCTTGCTTGCTACtcgattatttttctttaagagCTCTCGGTTTTCCTCACTAAACCCACGAAAATTCTCTGAAATTCTCTCAATATTTCGGTGATGGGGGAGGGGAaatggttaggagagtgagggagATCCAATAATAAAGGGATACAAAGGGTATGACCAAGTCTCtctctttttaaattttgaattgctTGATATCAAATGGTTTGTTGGAGGGGGAAATGGATGGGGTGGCCGATTCTAcatgctagactaggttaggatattgatctaatattaattaattaagggtgattAATAAATGAAAAGATTATCATGCTAATGGATGACAAGGAAAGGGTCAAAAGTGAGTTGGCATAGAATTGTTGTCTCACTAAGGGGTGGCctaaatttatcaaataaatggagggaaaatattgtttagttagtgTATTATTAAACCTTAatagccttacctatcctttaattaatttagtgaattaaccccaaaaattatggaacctaaatgaacttatttcctacttacctcaagttgcttaaataattccttatacctccttttaacttaaatccACTTatttgctagctaaaataaactcTGGGAATGATTtctaaaatcttaaattttatctcaaaactccaactccagtccggcctcactaaattaactgaaaatataaaaattaaactactgcataaaataattaaatttaaatactcatgcaataaaattattttaatttaaatgctagaattatgcatgacttatacgtaatctgatttccgGGTTCTACAAGCATAACCAGTATAGTGAGTAGACTAATGCTCAGATTCATGAGTTGCAGAGCACGGTTGAAGTAATTAGTGTCCAGAATGCAGTTCTGCATGGTCATATTGAACATCTACAAGCAGTAATAGACAACCAAGATGAACCTGAAGAGGAtccagaagaagaagaagaagtagaAGAGGATCCTATTGATTTGGATTTGGGATAAGTGATAGATTAGACAATCAGTAGTAGTTTTGTAATAACACTTGTTCCAATTGCATTTCTGTTTTCATTTTCGAAGTTCTATTGTAATTGCACTTTCTTGGGAAATCAATAAAAGTTATTTCTATTCATtggtttcatatttaaattttgagcaATTACTCAATCATTGTGCTTCCTTTGTTTAGTCTATATTCTGCCAAAACCTTAGAACTTCCATATGTGTAGGAAATGGACGGAAGACCAGTAAGAAATAATCGCAACCCTCGTTATGGAAATCGCCACAACCGCAACAACAACCGCGATGACGAAGATGCACAACAACAACCACCACCAGCAGTTGGGCTCAGCCAATTGGATTTGATGGCTATATCCACGATTGTGGCAACCACGTTACAAGGGTTTGTCAACCCTAATGTTAACCAGCCGCCGCCACCACCTCCAGCTCAGAATGGGACGAAGCAGCACTATGAGGCTCTCCGAAGAGCAAGAGTCCCAAACTTCAATGGAAGCTCTGATCCTGAGGTCGGACAGAATTGGATGAAGGAGGTGGGGAATCATCTTCGACTCCTTGAGGTTCCACAAGAGATCAGGGTAGATGTGATTACACCTTTTCTTGTGGATAGAGCAGCCAAATGGTGGGAAGGAGTCTCACCAGCTATGTTAGGGACGGGACCTATCACCTGGAAAAGGTTCCGAGAGGCATTTCTGAGACAGTACTTTCCGACAACAATTCGAGTGCAGAAGCTGTCATAATTTAAAAGCTTGGTTCAAGAACAAAACATGACAGTGGTGGAGTATTCATCCAAGTTCCATTCATTGGGAACTTACTCCCTAACCATCATGGGAGACGAGACCTTGAAGATACATCGCTTCAAGAAGGGATTGAACAGCCGTATTCAATCTGCCCTTGCGGTTATCGAGCCCAatagttttgatgaattgatggGAGCCGCCATCAGGGCTGAGAATGACATTAAGAGGCGTGAAGCTGAGAACAAACTCAAACGTCCTCAGTCAAGCCAGTACCAACTGGGCCAACAATTCAAGAAGCCTAGGTTTTCAAGTAACCAATTCACCAGTTCTCCATCTAAAGGAACCACTCCTTCTCAATCAAGCAAAGAGGGAGTCAAGTGCCAAACTTGTAGATTCACTCACACTAGTGAATGCCGTAGGAATTCTGGAGCTTGTTTCCGTTGTGGAAAGATGGACCATCGCATTGCTCAATGCCCTCTTCCAGATCCAAGGAATGGTCCAGCAGGTGGAACAACACCAAACAAGCCTAAAGAGAACAAGCCAAATGCTCGAGTCTATGCTATCACTCAAGAAGAGGCTGACAACTCCAATGATGTCGTAGCTGGTACAATTTTGATCAATAACATACCTGCTTATGtgttatttgattgtggtgctacgcatTCATTCATGTCTAAGAGATTTGCCAAGAAGTTAGGAGCTAAGCCTGATAACTTAGAAGAACCATATAGACTAGCAACTCCTGCAAATCGAATTTTAGAAACTCGCACTCTATATCGGGATATTGGTGTTCTCATAGATAATAAGAGTTTCAAGGAAAACCTGATTCAACTAAACATGGTGGAATTCGATGTAAttcttgggatggattggttagctAATAATCATGCTTTAGTAGAATGTCATGGAAAGACGGTAACCATCCAAGTTCCACACCAAGAGAAAATTTTGTTTCATGGCAAGACCAAAGAACGAAAGACTCTTCTTCCTGCTTCTCaaacttggaaagccatgaaaagtAGAGAAGAAGTTTACCTAGCCATGTTAAGCGAGGTAAAACAAGAAACTGCACTTGCACTAGAAGAGATTCCGGTAGTACAAGAGTTTCCGGATGTCTTTCCTGAAGAACTCCCGGGCACAATccccgatcgtgaagtggagTTTGAGATCAACTTGATTCCTAGGGCTGCACCGACCTCAAAAGCaccatacagaatggccccaGCGGAATTAAAAGAACTCAAAGAGCAACTTCAAGAATTGTTGGATAAGAAGCAAATCCGACCAAGCGCATCCCCTTGGGGAGCTCCTGtcctgttcgtaaagaagaaggacggaagcatgagattgtgtatcaaTTACAGATAactgaataagatcacaatcaagaataagtacccacttccaagaATAGATGAACTGTTTGACCAACTCAAAGGAGCTACAGTCTTTTCCAAGCTCGACTTAAGGTCAGGCTATCACCAACTgaaggtcaaagcagaagatattcctaaaacagccttcaggacGAGATACGGCCATTACGAGTTTACGgtaatgccgtttggactgaccaATGCCCccgcagcattcatggacctcatgaatagagtcttcaaacctTACCTTGATAGGTTTGTGgttgtattcatagacgacatccttgTGTATTTACAAAGTAAGGAAGATCATGAGGAACATCTTCGCCTTACCCTCCAGACGCTTAAAGAAAAGGAGCTGTTCGCCAAGttcaagaaatgcgaattttggttagagagcgtcacattcttgggacacataatatcagcagcaggagtatctgtggaccctaagaaagtTAAAGCAATCTCAGATTGGCCTAGACCAAAGAATGTGACAGAAATTCGAAGCTTCTTGGGATTAGCAGGCTATtatcgaaaatttgttgaag
This genomic window from Primulina huaijiensis isolate GDHJ02 chromosome 7, ASM1229523v2, whole genome shotgun sequence contains:
- the LOC140981675 gene encoding uncharacterized protein, translating into MTVVEYSSKFHSLGTYSLTIMGDETLKIHRFKKGLNSRIQSALAVIEPNSFDELMGAAIRAENDIKRREAENKLKRPQSSQYQLGQQFKKPRFSSNQFTSSPSKGTTPSQSSKEGVKCQTCRFTHTSECRRNSGACFRCGKMDHRIAQCPLPDPRNGPAGGTTPNKPKENKPNARVYAITQEEADNSNDVVAGTILINNIPAYVLFDCGATHSFMSKRFAKKLGAKPDNLEEPYRLATPANRILETRTLYRDIGVLIDNKSFKENLIQLNMVEFDVILGMDWLANNHALVECHGKTVTIQVPHQEKILFHGKTKERKTLLPASQTWKAMKSREEVYLAMLSEVKQETALALEEIPVVQEFPDVFPEELPGTIPDREVEFEINLIPRAAPTSKAPYRMAPAELKELKEQLQELLDKKQIRPSASPWGAPVLFVKKKDGSMRLCINYR